From Rhododendron vialii isolate Sample 1 chromosome 10a, ASM3025357v1, the proteins below share one genomic window:
- the LOC131303696 gene encoding uncharacterized protein LOC131303696 isoform X3, with protein MTSPPQLRGMKKHSLISRNTGIYSSPGTPDYHDGNVGGIQKGWNSERVPLPSNSSRRQINAVALMPFNSGRTLPSKWDDAERWITSPVSGLGVSRPLPQQPQRRPKSKSGPIGGPGVDSFSNYSPAPQVLQGGSVRDFMAGSPFTTGVLVPDGVSIQYGGHNVVQSSLVHTVTAMGQTASLLGWSDTLTESSSPSSRDEKLDGTKDAETTVSRVLRRDMATQMSPADSTHSSATSPKDRLSFSTSPPSILPVLEPYSNHSAKLEIRDVQVDKRVTVTRQSGKHGVRTKQNESPVVEDLTSTWDISKATRDISKYVLLLCILINEITKCLVAYLREYATKNNRFGEPRISKMVGIHFACVKEKC; from the exons ATGACCTCTCCGCCACAACTGAGAGGCATGAAGAAACATTCTTTGATTTCCCGCAATACGGGTATTTATTCGAGCCCAGGAACACCGGATTACCACGATGGAAATGTGGGTGGTATTCAAAAGGGATGGAATTCAGAAAGAGTTCCATTACCATCAAACAGCAGCCGGAGGCAAATAAATGCTGTCGCATTGATGCCATTCAACAGCGGAAGGACTTTACCATCCAAATGGGATGATGCAGAGAGGTGGATTACTAGCCCAGTTTCAGGGTTGGGTGTTAGCAGGCCTTTACCTCAGCAACCTCAGAGACGGCCCAAGTCAAAGAGCGGTCCAATTGGAGGTCCGGGTGTTGATTCCTTTTCCAACTATTCCCCTGCCCCGCAGGTGCTGCAAGGGGGAAGTGTTAGAGATTTCATGGCGGGGTCACCATTTACAACTGGTGTGCTTGTACCAGATGGCGTGTCCATTCAATATGGTGGTCACAATGTGGTGCAATCTAGTTTAGTGCATACTGTGACTGCTATGGGTCAAACAGCTAGTCTACTTGGATGGTCGGATACACTAACTGAGTCTTCATCGCCTAGCTCTCGAG ATGAGAAGCTTGATGGCACCAAAGACGCAGAAACCACGGTTTCTCGTGTTTTGCGTCGGGATATGGCGACACAGATGAGTCCTGCGGATAGCACACACTCCTCAGCCACATCACCCAAGGATAGGTTATCATTCTCTACTTCTCCTCCATCGATCCTGCCCGTTTTGGAGCCTTACAGCAACCACTCCGCTAAATTGGAAATCAGGGATGTCCAGGTGGACAAAAGAGTCACAGTTACAAGGCAGTCCGGAAAACATGGAGTGAGAACAAAGCAGAACGAATCGCCAGTTGTTGAGGACTTAACTTCGACTTGGGATATTTCGAAGGCAACAAGGGACATATCTAAGTATGTTTTATTGCTTTGCATTCTCATCAATGAAATTACCAAGtgcttag ttgCTTATTTGAGAGAATACGCAACTAAGAATAACAGATTTGGAGAACCAAGAATAAGCAAAATGGTCGGTATCCACTTTGCTTGTGTAAAGGAAAAATGTTGA
- the LOC131303696 gene encoding uncharacterized protein LOC131303696 isoform X2 has product MTSPPQLRGMKKHSLISRNTGIYSSPGTPDYHDGNVGGIQKGWNSERVPLPSNSSRRQINAVALMPFNSGRTLPSKWDDAERWITSPVSGLGVSRPLPQQPQRRPKSKSGPIGGPGVDSFSNYSPAPQVLQGGSVRDFMAGSPFTTGVLVPDGVSIQYGGHNVVQSSLVHTVTAMGQTASLLGWSDTLTESSSPSSRDEKLDGTKDAETTVSRVLRRDMATQMSPADSTHSSATSPKDRDVQVDKRVTVTRQSGKHGVRTKQNESPVVEDLTSTWDISKATRDISKLQKEEAKIAAWENLQKAKAEAAVRKLEMRLEKKKSASMDKILKKLRKSQMKAQEMRGSMPDSYVDPEPNTTHEASFVHKLVKICSPRGCYSFRA; this is encoded by the exons ATGACCTCTCCGCCACAACTGAGAGGCATGAAGAAACATTCTTTGATTTCCCGCAATACGGGTATTTATTCGAGCCCAGGAACACCGGATTACCACGATGGAAATGTGGGTGGTATTCAAAAGGGATGGAATTCAGAAAGAGTTCCATTACCATCAAACAGCAGCCGGAGGCAAATAAATGCTGTCGCATTGATGCCATTCAACAGCGGAAGGACTTTACCATCCAAATGGGATGATGCAGAGAGGTGGATTACTAGCCCAGTTTCAGGGTTGGGTGTTAGCAGGCCTTTACCTCAGCAACCTCAGAGACGGCCCAAGTCAAAGAGCGGTCCAATTGGAGGTCCGGGTGTTGATTCCTTTTCCAACTATTCCCCTGCCCCGCAGGTGCTGCAAGGGGGAAGTGTTAGAGATTTCATGGCGGGGTCACCATTTACAACTGGTGTGCTTGTACCAGATGGCGTGTCCATTCAATATGGTGGTCACAATGTGGTGCAATCTAGTTTAGTGCATACTGTGACTGCTATGGGTCAAACAGCTAGTCTACTTGGATGGTCGGATACACTAACTGAGTCTTCATCGCCTAGCTCTCGAG ATGAGAAGCTTGATGGCACCAAAGACGCAGAAACCACGGTTTCTCGTGTTTTGCGTCGGGATATGGCGACACAGATGAGTCCTGCGGATAGCACACACTCCTCAGCCACATCACCCAAGGATAG GGATGTCCAGGTGGACAAAAGAGTCACAGTTACAAGGCAGTCCGGAAAACATGGAGTGAGAACAAAGCAGAACGAATCGCCAGTTGTTGAGGACTTAACTTCGACTTGGGATATTTCGAAGGCAACAAGGGACATATCTAA GCTCCAAAAAGAGGAAGCCAAGATCGCTGCATGGGAGAACTTGCAAAAGGCAAAAGCTGAGGCAGCAGTCCGGAAACTCGAG ATGcgattggaaaaaaagaaatctgCCTCCATGGATAAGATCTTGAAGAAGCTGAGAAAGTCTCAGATGAAAGCCCAAGAGATGAGAGGCTCAATGCCGGACAGTTATGTCGATCCGGAGCCCAATACTACACATGAAGCTTCATTTGTCCATAAGCTTGTCAAAATTTGTTCGCCGAGGGGTTGTTATAGCTTTCGTGCCTAA
- the LOC131303696 gene encoding uncharacterized protein LOC131303696 isoform X1, with protein sequence MTSPPQLRGMKKHSLISRNTGIYSSPGTPDYHDGNVGGIQKGWNSERVPLPSNSSRRQINAVALMPFNSGRTLPSKWDDAERWITSPVSGLGVSRPLPQQPQRRPKSKSGPIGGPGVDSFSNYSPAPQVLQGGSVRDFMAGSPFTTGVLVPDGVSIQYGGHNVVQSSLVHTVTAMGQTASLLGWSDTLTESSSPSSRDEKLDGTKDAETTVSRVLRRDMATQMSPADSTHSSATSPKDRLSFSTSPPSILPVLEPYSNHSAKLEIRDVQVDKRVTVTRQSGKHGVRTKQNESPVVEDLTSTWDISKATRDISKLQKEEAKIAAWENLQKAKAEAAVRKLEMRLEKKKSASMDKILKKLRKSQMKAQEMRGSMPDSYVDPEPNTTHEASFVHKLVKICSPRGCYSFRA encoded by the exons ATGACCTCTCCGCCACAACTGAGAGGCATGAAGAAACATTCTTTGATTTCCCGCAATACGGGTATTTATTCGAGCCCAGGAACACCGGATTACCACGATGGAAATGTGGGTGGTATTCAAAAGGGATGGAATTCAGAAAGAGTTCCATTACCATCAAACAGCAGCCGGAGGCAAATAAATGCTGTCGCATTGATGCCATTCAACAGCGGAAGGACTTTACCATCCAAATGGGATGATGCAGAGAGGTGGATTACTAGCCCAGTTTCAGGGTTGGGTGTTAGCAGGCCTTTACCTCAGCAACCTCAGAGACGGCCCAAGTCAAAGAGCGGTCCAATTGGAGGTCCGGGTGTTGATTCCTTTTCCAACTATTCCCCTGCCCCGCAGGTGCTGCAAGGGGGAAGTGTTAGAGATTTCATGGCGGGGTCACCATTTACAACTGGTGTGCTTGTACCAGATGGCGTGTCCATTCAATATGGTGGTCACAATGTGGTGCAATCTAGTTTAGTGCATACTGTGACTGCTATGGGTCAAACAGCTAGTCTACTTGGATGGTCGGATACACTAACTGAGTCTTCATCGCCTAGCTCTCGAG ATGAGAAGCTTGATGGCACCAAAGACGCAGAAACCACGGTTTCTCGTGTTTTGCGTCGGGATATGGCGACACAGATGAGTCCTGCGGATAGCACACACTCCTCAGCCACATCACCCAAGGATAGGTTATCATTCTCTACTTCTCCTCCATCGATCCTGCCCGTTTTGGAGCCTTACAGCAACCACTCCGCTAAATTGGAAATCAGGGATGTCCAGGTGGACAAAAGAGTCACAGTTACAAGGCAGTCCGGAAAACATGGAGTGAGAACAAAGCAGAACGAATCGCCAGTTGTTGAGGACTTAACTTCGACTTGGGATATTTCGAAGGCAACAAGGGACATATCTAA GCTCCAAAAAGAGGAAGCCAAGATCGCTGCATGGGAGAACTTGCAAAAGGCAAAAGCTGAGGCAGCAGTCCGGAAACTCGAG ATGcgattggaaaaaaagaaatctgCCTCCATGGATAAGATCTTGAAGAAGCTGAGAAAGTCTCAGATGAAAGCCCAAGAGATGAGAGGCTCAATGCCGGACAGTTATGTCGATCCGGAGCCCAATACTACACATGAAGCTTCATTTGTCCATAAGCTTGTCAAAATTTGTTCGCCGAGGGGTTGTTATAGCTTTCGTGCCTAA
- the LOC131303698 gene encoding uncharacterized protein LOC131303698 isoform X2 yields the protein MMFRRWLVNLTGASVHWKCWDRLEAGCMVRSREVTRSRVLLECPLGWQWYSGNRVTRQSLGLPTFVVPGPLPPRVQGTNTYTRAELEQFTVLDTDLEGLLRRTMEYDAYKERYLARSLGVEQELQRWVTEIEARRAASRAGAEAGGEGNRGGRSQRVRGRDRGASFRGRGRGGTEATIRSEDTLGVSGIPELKWEISVRDQTGARAIVDIACLPRPDMNLPDSILREWAESAIMRMLGMRKLLRDCARGKTLQTRVAPEPATTSVVEPPQMQTRRATRAQSQAVVGSPAAKVAQAESRQFELRPRPVTQRQPESEESEESGDTEEPEESLGDSDTDSDSPALPDGDNDDEDDSVEEENLP from the exons ATGATGTTTCGACGTTGGTTAGTCAATTTGACGGGAGCTTCG GTTCATTGGAAATGTTGGGATAGGCTAGAGGCAGGATGCATGGTGAGGAGTCGAGAAGTAACACGGAgtagagtgctgctggagtgcCCCTTGGGCTGGCAATGGTACTCGGGGAATCGTGTGACTCGTCAGTCACTTGGTCTTCCAACATTTGTAGTACCTGGGCCACTACCTCCTCGAGTGCAAGGGACTAATACCTATACCCGTGCTGAGCTCGAACAATTTACAGTGCTTGACACCGATCTGGAGGGGCTTCTCAGGCGAACAATGGAGTATGATGCTTATAAGGAGAGGTATTTGGCCAGGAGCCTAGGCGTGGAGCAGGAACTCCAGAGGTGGGTGACTGAAATTGAGGCTAGGAGAGCAGCTTCCAGAGCCGGAGCTGAGGCTGGAGGAGAGGGCAACAGGGGTGGTCGCTCTCAAAGAGTGAGAGGACGAGATCGAGGTGCCAGCTTTCGAGGTCGAGGGAGAGGTGGCACAGAGGCTACAATAAGAAGTGAGGACACCCTAGGAGTATCAGGGATACCTGAATTGAAATGGGAAATAAGTGTCCGAGATCAAACAGGTGCTCGGGCGATTGTGGATATCGCATGTTTGCCTCGCCCGGACATGAACCTTCCCGATTCG ATATTGCGGGAATGGGCTGAGTCAGCCATTATGAGAATGCTAGGGATGCGCAAGCTTTTGCGTGATTGTGCCAGAGGGAAGACACTACAGACCCGTGTTGCCCCTGAGCCAGCCACTACTTCTGTTGTGGAGCCACCGCAG ATGCAGACACGTCGCGCGACCCGGGCTCAGTCTCAGGCGGTTGTTGGATCCCCAGCTGCTAAAGTGGCCCAGGCAGAGAGCCGCCAATTCGAGCTACGGCCACGGCCAGTGACCCAGAGACAACCTGAAAGTGAAGAGTCAGAGGAGTCTGGGGATACAGAGGAACCAGAGGAATCATTGGGTGATTCAGACACTGATTCCGATTCGCCAGCCCTTCCTGATGGTGACAATGACGATGAAGATGACAGTGTCGAGGAAGAGAATCTGCCGTAG
- the LOC131303698 gene encoding uncharacterized protein LOC131303698 isoform X1, giving the protein MMFRRWLVNLTGASVHWKCWDRLEAGCMVRSREVTRSRVLLECPLGWQWYSGNRVTRQSLGLPTFVVPGPLPPRVQGTNTYTRAELEQFTVLDTDLEGLLRRTMEYDAYKERYLARSLGVEQELQRWVTEIEARRAASRAGAEAGGEGNRGGRSQRVRGRDRGASFRGRGRGGTEATIRSEDTLGVSGIPELKWEISVRDQTGARAIVDIACLPRPDMNLPDSILREWAESAIMRMLGMRKLLRDCARGKTLQTRVAPEPATTSVVEPPQVYFGCMLLSHVCCFENLNHLKYVNAMQVQMQTRRATRAQSQAVVGSPAAKVAQAESRQFELRPRPVTQRQPESEESEESGDTEEPEESLGDSDTDSDSPALPDGDNDDEDDSVEEENLP; this is encoded by the exons ATGATGTTTCGACGTTGGTTAGTCAATTTGACGGGAGCTTCG GTTCATTGGAAATGTTGGGATAGGCTAGAGGCAGGATGCATGGTGAGGAGTCGAGAAGTAACACGGAgtagagtgctgctggagtgcCCCTTGGGCTGGCAATGGTACTCGGGGAATCGTGTGACTCGTCAGTCACTTGGTCTTCCAACATTTGTAGTACCTGGGCCACTACCTCCTCGAGTGCAAGGGACTAATACCTATACCCGTGCTGAGCTCGAACAATTTACAGTGCTTGACACCGATCTGGAGGGGCTTCTCAGGCGAACAATGGAGTATGATGCTTATAAGGAGAGGTATTTGGCCAGGAGCCTAGGCGTGGAGCAGGAACTCCAGAGGTGGGTGACTGAAATTGAGGCTAGGAGAGCAGCTTCCAGAGCCGGAGCTGAGGCTGGAGGAGAGGGCAACAGGGGTGGTCGCTCTCAAAGAGTGAGAGGACGAGATCGAGGTGCCAGCTTTCGAGGTCGAGGGAGAGGTGGCACAGAGGCTACAATAAGAAGTGAGGACACCCTAGGAGTATCAGGGATACCTGAATTGAAATGGGAAATAAGTGTCCGAGATCAAACAGGTGCTCGGGCGATTGTGGATATCGCATGTTTGCCTCGCCCGGACATGAACCTTCCCGATTCG ATATTGCGGGAATGGGCTGAGTCAGCCATTATGAGAATGCTAGGGATGCGCAAGCTTTTGCGTGATTGTGCCAGAGGGAAGACACTACAGACCCGTGTTGCCCCTGAGCCAGCCACTACTTCTGTTGTGGAGCCACCGCAGGTATATTTTGGATGCATGCTTTTGTCACATGTATGCTGCTTTGAAAATTTAAATCATTTGAAGTATGTGAATGCCATGCAAGTGCAGATGCAGACACGTCGCGCGACCCGGGCTCAGTCTCAGGCGGTTGTTGGATCCCCAGCTGCTAAAGTGGCCCAGGCAGAGAGCCGCCAATTCGAGCTACGGCCACGGCCAGTGACCCAGAGACAACCTGAAAGTGAAGAGTCAGAGGAGTCTGGGGATACAGAGGAACCAGAGGAATCATTGGGTGATTCAGACACTGATTCCGATTCGCCAGCCCTTCCTGATGGTGACAATGACGATGAAGATGACAGTGTCGAGGAAGAGAATCTGCCGTAG